The Bradysia coprophila strain Holo2 unplaced genomic scaffold, BU_Bcop_v1 contig_297, whole genome shotgun sequence DNA window CATTTTGTTTGGATTTAGGGGTCATCCAGAGCTCTTGCttcttttttccgtttctgtcGATAACAGCTGAAGTTACGGTACTTAATAGTATGTCTGTGATAAAATCAATCcgttcaacgcacttcaagcaaaagtggtactctaaatagggtactgaaacttgacagtgcttcatacaaaattttacactgtaaaaagagtggggataaaattttatacaaaatagtactctatttggcagctgtcattaatagctcttttgtttgaagtgcgttgagcCTGTGACATATTACCGGGCTCAGGGCAGACGGATTTTAATATCGTCGGgatattaattgaaattttcgtagttTTTAAAAacgtagtgactattcgcaggtgccaatagccaaattattattaaagatgctattggcaggcgccaattttattgttttaaaaattccgttcgtgtaaaatcattttatggaaTCGAGTgtgaagtactttattaggctctagatgtggaCTTGatgatgtcataaataaccatgACACACAAGGGTGTTATCTCAGTTCGTGAACCCAAGCACGCGGCTTGACGCTTGATGCTAAGTTGCTAGTTGTTAGGATATCTTTCAAGCAGATACATTGCACTCCGTATCTGTAGAAGAATCAAAACTTTCATTTGTCTACATATACGTATGTGCAAAGCCCGCTTTGCTATGTTCGCTTTGTGGTAGCTTTACCATAGAACTGGCCACGAGTGAGGAAGTTTGGTGTTGAgttgaaattacatttcaactatgattcgctagactttttCGTGAGCAAATCGGTATAGTTTTCGATAGAGCACTGTATTGAGTACCTCTGTCACCATgacctgatgagaaatggtatttttgaactgcatatcaAACATGACAAAAAGCATAATTGTTATACAAACACAGAGCATAGCGCACAATACAGCATTCTGTATTTAATGTTATTCGGTCCGCTTTAAATAGATCAATGCAATTAGCGCTGCTAGCAAACAAGAACACCACTTTAATTAGATTGATGATTAATTCcgtcaaaattttaatgtgtCGCGTGTGAGTTCAAAACaataagcaaaatgaaaaaaccATCAAGTCATCTGTCTAATTATCACCaattaaattgtaataaaCACCCAAAAAAACCATCCAGATTAATTAGATCATTAGGAGAATGGGAACATGTTATACCGATAAAAGGCATTTAAACGAAAAGGCATTTCATTCGTGAAAGACGTCGATTTTGTATATTATGCATCTCCTCCTTCTATTTTTCCCCGTCTCTATACACGCTACATTACACCGAAATTAATCGCCTGTTTTACACTCAACACAAACCAACATGCAGACATATGTTTGACATGTTTACGATTagcttttttatgtttcacgAGAGTTTCGATTTATACGTCGGAGAGAGTGTGATAATATGTTCCCTgctaaatttattgaaatgataAGTTATGAGAAATCATGCGATCTGATCCCTTACTTCCTTACTTAGTTCATTTGTTACATTGGTACGAAGTACAAGGTCTTACTGCGTTCGACTTTGTACCATTGAGAACTTAATTTTAGAGTCCGTGAACCCTAACTTTCGATCCCGTGATCGGATTTTGACAGTTTTTTCGTTCTCAGTAAATAACACTTTCAACCCTGTTATTGGTGGCATAGTGTCCAAAGAACCTTGACCAGACcttaaaatagaattttcctttttcttgtCAATTTGTCATCTATGGACTATACCAAAAaaaggtttccccttactcagggagtcgaATTCGACTTGCTGCAAACGGAGGCGGAAACTCATAAGACCCCAGTGCTTCGTATATGGGTCTAAAACCATCGATGACCCCGACCAAGGTATAGATATAGTGTgaaggtaatgccattcagacgcggcctagcacataagcTCGATGCTAATAACACCTTTTTAACTTGTgtctcacaaaatattttcgatatcTCAAAACAGATAAAGCGAGTTTCTAgtccatttttttgtttttagcgAAGGAAGGAGATGGCGTCTGTATCGAACTTTCTtaccaccgcacatctgattatCTGGTTATATATGACATTAGCTACTAAATTTACCTTGACCCTGACCTGACgtaagacataaaattgaaataatttcgaataacGGTTTTCCAGTTATAGTggaaatttaataaaagaatTATTGATCAAAAGCTTCATACAGTAAGTGCTTTGACAGTTGACACACGAGTCttgtaattcaaattttatttgaatatcaaAGGACGAAAGAATAGTGGATGTATTACACCGCATTTTGTCATATCacaatacttttttttccatGAACTGAATTTCAGCCACGTCAGATGCAGTGCATTGTCGCCACGTTAGTTCAGTGTTGATTCTACTTCCAAGGATTACAGATTCAGGATTACGGTTTAAGAATGCATTCCAttcaaattcatgaaattatttcacgGACAACTTTTGTCCTTTGTCGCCTTGGCATTTGGTATCGTGGAGATAAACCTACAGTCAAGGATTTGAGGAAAAAAGTATTCTTCTCCATTTACTACTCTTTTTTCGTAATATCAGTTTCCGTTGGAGTAATTAAAAGTGAAAACCCCGACCAGCGGATATTCTTAGCTGATATAGCAATCGGAGCTGTAGTTGTGGTCGTGAAATTTTGGATGTTAGTTTggaaacaaaacgaaattctcACTTTGCTGAACCGAGTTTGCGTTTTTTCGATTCGATACGATGACGACTACAACCGCTTCAACTACAGACTTACAGGattcatgaaatttgtgtttgtATTCGCAATTATTACGATGGTTGCTGGTTCCTTAGTGTCTGTAGGTTTATCGGTAATTGGAAGTGATAAAACCTTATTTCTGGAGATTGGATTCCCTTTGGATTATAAAAACAGTGATATTGCCTTCTGTATGGCAACAGTTTTTCTCTTCACTGAAGTTTTTCTGTCATTAATCGCTCTCTTCTTCTCCATAATGATTTGGTATTTGCTTTTCAATTGTTCCCTGAGATATGAAGTGCTCGGAAGTGAATTGAAGGATATGGGACGAACTAGCGAAAAACGAGACGCAAAGGTTACGGAAAGGCAAATGCACAATAACTTTTTCGAAGACCTTAAGACATCGATTGACGCTCACCTACATCTAAGAGAGTGTGTGCCTGTGCTGCACTGTAATCCGTTGCGAGGCGTTTAAGTTTGGATTTTATTTCTCAGATTAACTAAAGAAGTCGAGTCCTTCTTGGCAGACCTGTTTCTCCTTCAGTTTGCAACTAGTGGTCTATGTATTTGCGGGTCGGTTTATTGCCTGGCATTTGTAAGTTCTGAGGCGCtcttattgaattgaattcacgcaacgcacttcaagcatgagtggcactgtaaaaaaatcgaaacatttttcatacaaaatagtactctatttggcagctgtcactcgaagcacttttgcttgaagcgCGTTGATTCACGCTCGTTATTATTCGTTCATTTCTTTGTAGAATGTGGGCGGCAGTCTACTGACAAGTATCCTATATctatttgtgtttttttaccaCGTTGCCGAGCTGATTATGATCACGTACTTTGGCAACGAGATTATGCTGTCAAGCAATCGTCTCTCGTACAGCTTATTTGAATCGAACTGGTACAACCAGCCTCACTCAACCAAAAAATGTGTTATCATTTTCGGTGAATATTTGAAACAACCCCAAGCGATGATGATTGGCAAATTGTATCCGCTAACTTTGGAGACATTTACAAGGGTTCGTTTGAGATACATTTTATTGGTCTGTATAATTTTGAGTGGTAGCTTCTGTTTCAGATTTTGAATTCGGCTTACAGcatgttcaacattttgaaaagtttttagtAATGAAGGAAGGTCGGCAGATTAAGTAGCATCACAGTATTTGTTAATCACGCACTTCAATGtttcaatgaataaaattattgttgttaaAGATATGTAATAATACTTATTTTCATGCCACCGATtcgaaaatccttattttgtcCACTATGAAGCGTGACGACTGGTCAAAAGACATTTCTAGAGAGAAAAGTGCAGCACTTTATTTCCTGTGGGCataaaatagaacttttctcattcaactgtcactttgtttatgtttcgaaaatggtatggaggtattcctctgaaaaacagaagaccgaaatcggacgcattttacTTTGTTAAAGTAGTCGCCAAAAGTAGTCGCCAAAATATTATCGATGGACAACCCTGCAATTACTTAAGGTTACAGTCAAAAACACGGAAAATTACAGCCAAAATGGTTTTTGGCGGTAACTTTTGGCTTTTTGGCGGTAAAGTTACAGCCAAAAAcagtttttagaaaatatcTTACCTATATAGAGAcgataaaattggtttttggcAGTAACTCTTGGTTTTTGGCAGTAAAGTTACAgccaaaaatagtttttgtaaaatatctTCTCTATATAGGAACgatgaaattggtttttggCTGTAATATTTAGTTTTTGGCGGTAACTTTTAGTTTTTGGCGGTAACTTTTAGTTTTTGACGGTaactttacttttttggcggTAACTTTGGCTTTTTGGCGGTAAAGTTACAgccaaaaatagtttttgtaaaatatcaTCTCTATATAGGAACgatgaaattggtttttggCTGTAATATTTAGTTTTTGGCGGTAACTTTTAGTTTTTGGCGGTAACTTTTAGTTTTTGGCGGTaactttacttttttggcggTAACTTTGGCTTTTTGGCGGTAAAGTTACAGCCAAAAACAGTTTTTAGAAATCgataataatatttctgtggataaaatttataaaaaaggagatacaaaaatgtgatatggAGATATCAAACTCTAAAATGGAGATAAGTTCCATAGAAAATTGAAGATAATAAAATGAGTTTTGCATGTAAGTAATGTAACTAGATAAGGAAATAATAAGTGTATGGAATGGagataaaacaaattaaaaatttgagataataatttcagaaaagaAGATCACATCagatattgaaaatttaaaatcggagacctcaaatgacgataaaaataaataaaaactgagATAAAGAATTTAGAAAAGGAGATGGTTTTTTATAAGTTTTATCCacagaaatattattatcGATTTCTAAAAACTGTTTTTGGCTGTAACTTTACCGCCAAAAAGCCAAAGTTATCGCCAAAAAGCCAAACTTACCGCCAAAAAGCCAAAGTTACCCCCAAAAAAGTAAAGTTACCGCCAAAAACTAAAAGTTACcgccaaaaacaaaaagttaccgccaaaaaccaatttcatcGTTCCTATATAGAGAagatattttacaaaaactattttttggcTGTAACTTTACCGCCAAAACAGCAAAGTTACTGCCAAAAACCAAGAGTTACTgccaaaaaccaattttatcgTCTCTATATAGGGAAgatattttctaaaaactgTTTTTGGCTGTAACTTTACCGCCAAAAAGCCAAAAGTTACCGCCAAAAACCATTTTGGCTGTAATTTTCCGTGTTTTTGACTGTAACCTTAAGTAATTGCAGGGTTGTCCATCGATAATTTTTTGGCGACTACTTTTGGCGACTACTTTAACAAGgtcgcattttctattggaatttttagacccgtacgaagtactgtggtcttataggtttacgcatacgtttgtaacacgtcgattggactccctgagtaaggggaaacctattgtggttgtccatagatgccaaatcagcgaaataaaaattgtccgtctgtccgtctgtgggttctctaacttgagtaaaacgcatccgattttaaaaattcttcttttcctcgtttggtaatgtgaaaatacaggctaagttcgaagatgcaGGGTTGCAGGGTTGTCCATCGATAATTTTTTGGCGACTACTTTTGGCGACTACTTTAACAAGgtcgcattttctattggaatttttagacccgtacgaagtactgtggtcttataggtttacgcatacgtttgtaacacgtcgattggactccctgagtaaggggaaacctattgtggttgtccatagatgccaaatcagcgaaataaaaattgtccgtctgtccgtctgtgggttctctaacttgagtaaaacgcatccgattttaaaaattcttcttttcctcgtttggtaatgtgaaaatacaggctaagttcgaagatgggtgattttggatcgacctctccggagctggggcccaataagtgcataagtgtttttcgacgatatctccagacatttaagcactacacttgtcaaatacgtcaaataaaaggtatttacaataccgatcgacaaaaagtttatggaaatcggatgaccgactcgtgagtcaGACCCCTtagtgtgaaacaggcacagggcggcaagcagtttttgcttgtaggtcggccacatttgaacatatttcgtctgttttagctttattagataggtattgataggttttcgaccccagaagccaaaaccactttcaaaaaaattcttcgaagcttgtgtggctagtgtgagcTGATCAAAAGCCGAAAACATGAACTTTTTTACAGACATGTCTCGAgatacacgaaacgtacatggtcgtgtggggtgtcactAAGAAGGTAATTACATGCATTttcagggcaaatagggtcttattggggtttggaagcatctacgacgaattatgagaagttgaaatgtttaagtgcttatattgAATCGTAGATGCTGCCAAACTGCCGTAAGCTCTACTTTCCCTGAAAGtatatgcaattacctttccgatgacaccccacacgaccctgtacggctcgtgtaactggagaattttttgtaagaaaagtgaatgttttcggtttttgatcacctcacactagccacacaagcttcgaagaatttttttgaaagtggttttgtcTTCTGGcgtcgaataccttactgggcacatataaaaaattccaatagaaaatgcgtccgatttcgaaCTTCTGTTTTTCATAAGAATCCCTCATGGCGAATCGATGCTTTGTCGGCTCCACGTAGCCTATGTTCTTCGTAGATAATGAATTTCATTACAAAAGATAAGATTCCGTTCATATATTCAACGTCCATATATTTCAGTGCATTTGGATGCAGTTTTCCTTCAGCTATGacggaaaaatgtttgtttttcaaGAGGGAATCCATTAAACGACAAGAAGCCGAGCTGAATGTGTCTCTTACGGACTGGCTGCCTGGATAAACATAAATCTAAAACTACCATAAGCATAACTTCAGACTATCTGACTGATGGGATGGCGTAAAACTGACATTAGACATTTGTTCTCCGACCCGTTGAGCCTTTTGGAAGAAATCTGAAGTCGGCCTTGGGAAGGCTGTGTATGGGGTgttcggacaaaataactttcggacaaaataaccccggacaaaataactctggacaaaataaccccggacaaaataactacgaaacacatattttaaaaacaaattgtgaataaCACTCGCTAGCAGAATATATTGCGTAGGGTCAGTGTACCAATCTCCGGATATGCATGAGTAGTCGACTATTatgagaaaacaaaaattttatttctttatgtTATTTACTCCGACCGCTGGTGTATATAACTCTTTCACAGATCTATTATGTatctcgactatattcgagtatatttTCGAGtatatatcgactatattcgagtccatcgactatatttgaggatatcgacaatattcgatgacatcgacaatatttgTTAACGTCTACTATATTCGAGGTTATCGGCAATATTCTAGGACATCGACGATATTCGAGTACTTCGACAATTATCGATGACATCGACTATGCTCGAgaacatcgacaatattcgagaacatcgacaatattcgagaatatcgacaatattcgagaaTATCGACAATATTAGAGAATATAGACAATATTCgagaatatcgactatattctaGGACATCGACAATTATCGAGGACATCGACAGTTATCGATGACATCGACTAAGT harbors:
- the LOC119078754 gene encoding odorant receptor 94b-like, which gives rise to MHSIQIHEIISRTTFVLCRLGIWYRGDKPTVKDLRKKVFFSIYYSFFVISVSVGVIKSENPDQRIFLADIAIGAVVVVVKFWMLVWKQNEILTLLNRVCVFSIRYDDDYNRFNYRLTGFMKFVFVFAIITMVAGSLVSVGLSVIGSDKTLFLEIGFPLDYKNSDIAFCMATVFLFTEVFLSLIALFFSIMIWYLLFNCSLRYEVLGSELKDMGRTSEKRDAKVTERQMHNNFFEDLKTSIDAHLHLRELTKEVESFLADLFLLQFATSGLCICGSVYCLAFNVGGSLLTSILYLFVFFYHVAELIMITYFGNEIMLSSNRLSYSLFESNWYNQPHSTKKCVIIFGEYLKQPQAMMIGKLYPLTLETFTRILNSAYSMFNILKSF